The Saprospiraceae bacterium genome includes a window with the following:
- a CDS encoding tail fiber domain-containing protein: MKTIKSLFLFLFLIFSHSLFSQISFPHIANSNNNSERVASFRVNDSSTEFLEITNSTVFPGQFIPSIWAHHQADNRNIMRLFVSTNSVQDNGNIPLLIFRAEIRNSLNLTAPNSKGNFPWGTIGTNVINRPLYAWENGDTQIMRMLANGNVGIGTIQPTSRLHTYGTVRFENLPELKTNTYLITSDENGNLSKQSLGIGNIKSNCITSNFIPKISGSEQSCSQIFDNGLNIGIGTTSPENKLTVNGAVQSISNLFISDAVYKESVNPINNSLELISKLEGSTYYWKTKEFPEINFDNSLQYGLIAQDVEQIIPSIVSTSESGTKAINYTAIIPILIEAIKQQQEQIIALTDQISSNFEIQNYDLLNLKNTKIISISPNPSTDIISVSFNIDDTVTEAKLVVYEISGKLLNSLIIKERGFDLLRTFQKQNFGPGAYIVSIIVNGKSIDSKKFIFN; encoded by the coding sequence ATGAAAACAATTAAATCACTTTTTCTATTTTTATTTCTGATATTTTCTCACTCTCTTTTTAGTCAGATTTCATTTCCGCATATAGCTAACTCTAATAATAATTCAGAGCGAGTTGCAAGTTTCAGAGTAAATGATTCGTCCACTGAATTTTTAGAAATCACTAATTCTACGGTATTTCCCGGACAATTTATCCCTTCTATTTGGGCTCATCATCAGGCTGATAATAGAAATATTATGAGACTATTTGTCTCCACAAATTCAGTTCAGGATAATGGAAATATTCCTTTACTGATTTTTAGGGCTGAAATTAGAAATTCACTTAATCTAACAGCACCAAATTCAAAAGGTAATTTTCCGTGGGGAACTATAGGTACAAATGTTATAAACAGGCCTTTATATGCCTGGGAAAATGGTGATACACAAATTATGAGAATGCTCGCAAATGGCAATGTAGGGATTGGTACTATTCAACCAACATCAAGATTACACACATATGGTACCGTTAGATTCGAAAATTTACCAGAATTAAAAACCAATACTTACTTAATTACATCTGATGAAAACGGCAATCTTAGCAAACAATCACTTGGCATCGGAAATATTAAAAGTAATTGTATAACTTCAAATTTTATACCAAAAATAAGTGGCTCTGAACAGTCTTGCAGTCAGATATTTGATAATGGTTTGAATATTGGAATTGGTACTACCTCACCCGAAAACAAATTGACAGTTAATGGTGCTGTACAATCAATTTCGAATTTGTTTATTTCAGATGCAGTTTATAAAGAGAGTGTTAACCCAATTAATAATTCATTAGAACTTATCAGTAAACTTGAAGGATCCACCTACTATTGGAAAACTAAAGAATTTCCTGAGATTAATTTTGACAATTCATTACAATATGGGTTGATAGCACAAGATGTAGAACAAATCATACCTTCAATAGTTAGCACTTCTGAAAGTGGCACAAAAGCAATTAATTATACAGCAATAATACCTATATTAATTGAAGCAATTAAACAGCAACAAGAACAAATAATAGCCTTAACTGATCAGATTAGTTCAAATTTTGAAATTCAGAATTATGATTTGTTAAATCTGAAAAATACAAAAATTATTAGTATTTCTCCGAATCCTTCAACAGACATAATTTCGGTTTCATTTAACATTGATGATACTGTTACGGAAGCAAAATTAGTGGTATATGAGATTTCAGGCAAATTATTGAATAGTCTAATCATCAAAGAACGTGGTTTTGATTTGTTAAGGACATTTCAAAAACAAAATTTTGGCCCGGGGGCTTACATAGTTAGTATTATAGTAAATGGTAAAAGTATTGATAGTAAAAAGTTTATTTTTAATTAA